One window from the genome of Oryza glaberrima chromosome 3, OglaRS2, whole genome shotgun sequence encodes:
- the LOC127765124 gene encoding non-specific lipid transfer protein-like 1 gives MAVAARAAAVACLLVVGLAAVAGVDGATASSPAPAPAVDCTAEALKLADCLDYVTPGKTAPSRPSKLCCGEVKGALKDSAAVGCLCAAFTSKTLPLPINITRALHLPAACGADASAFSKCLAPAPSPSVAPGTSSGSGGAAAAPAKGAAAARSPMASTTAVLVVATAVAAPLLAFFHF, from the exons atggCTGTCGCCGCaagagccgccgccgtggcgtgcCTCCTGGTCGTAGGCCTCGCGGCCGTGGCGGGGGTCGACGGCGCCACAGCGAGCTCCCCGGCCCCGGCGCCGGCCGTGGACTGCACGGCGGAGGCGCTGAAGTTGGCGGACTGCCTGGACTACGTGACCCCGGGGAAGACGGCGCCGAGCCGGCCGTCGAAGCTGTGCTGCGGGGAGGTGAAGGGCGCGCTCAAGGACAGCGCCGCCGTGGGCTGCCTGTGCGCCGCCTTCACCTCCAAGACGCTGCCCCTCCCGATCAACATCACCCGCGCCTTGCACCTCCCCGCCGCCTGCGGCGCCGACGCCTCCGCCTTCAGCAAGTGCCTCG caccggcgccgtcgccgtccgtggCCCCGGGGACATcgtccggcagcggcggcgcggcagcggcaccGGCGAAGGGCGCCGCCGCAGCGAGGTCTCCGATGGCATCGACCACCGCCGtgctcgtcgtcgccaccgccgtggcAGCTCCTCTGCTCGCCTTCTTTCACTTCTGA
- the LOC127765332 gene encoding probable ribosomal protein S11, mitochondrial translates to MASRRLFASLLRSAAAPRTPSTPGYLFNRAAAAAYSSSAPYNGQGFPPPQSETASRLGLFSRPGDTRQPSYGDRLMQSQQLSQDYRARTQANNAPRFGDTMSRIAGGENSSYFGTPSRIFDEHKQSLVKGKRDFVHVLLKRNKTFVTVTDVRGNKKTGASAGCLEDRKGRSRLSKYAAEATAEHVGRAARKMGLKSVVMKVKGTTFFNKKKKVILSFREGFRGERVREQSPVVLIHDVTQLPHNGCRLPKQRRV, encoded by the exons ATGGCGTCCCGCCGCCTCTTCGCCTCCCTCCTCAggtccgccgcggcgccgcgcacCCCGTCCACGCCCGGGTACCTCTtcaaccgcgccgccgccgccgcctactccTCGTCCGCCCCCTACAACGGCCAG GGTTTCCCACCTCCTCAGTCTGAAACTGCTTCACGTCTGGGTTTGTTCTCCAGGCCCGGCGACACACGCCAACCTTCATACGGAGATCGTCTCATGCAGTCACAACAGCTGAGTCAAGACTACCGTGCTAGGACACAGGCCAATAATGCGCCACGTTTTGGTGACACAAT GTCCAGGATAGCTGGTGGCGAGAACTCTTCCTACTTTGGGACCCCATCACGCATCTTTGACGAACACAAACAATCTTTGGTGAAAGGAAAGAGAGATTTTGTCCATGTCTTGCTGAAGAGAAATAAGACCTTTGTGACCGTGACAGACGTTAGGGGGAACAAAAAGACTGGGGCATCTGCTGGTTGTTTGGAGGACAGGAAAGGGCGCTCTCGTCTTTCCAAATATGCTGCTGAAGCAACTGCAGAACATGTCGGGCGTGCTGCCAGGAAGATGGGTTTAAAATCTGTGGTCATGAAAGTGAAGGGAACTACATTTTTCAATAAGAAGAAGAAAGTGATCCTGAGCTTTAGAGAAGGCTTTCGGGGTGAAAGAGTAAGGGAGCAATCTCCTGTGGTGCTCATCCACGATGTGACCCAACTTCCACACAACGGATGCCGACTCCCCAAACAACGCCGGGTTTAG